One stretch of Saccharomonospora xinjiangensis XJ-54 DNA includes these proteins:
- a CDS encoding SRPBCC family protein, which translates to MSTVMKAVDVEVPLSTAYNQWTQFESFPEFMEGVEQVRQLDDTRTHWVTQVGGVTREFDATITEQHPDERVAWRSDSGPTHAGVITFHRLDPHRTRVTAQLDIDPDTFLEKVADKAGLLEKRIDGDLHRFKEFVEHRGHETGAWRGDVPPPPTARS; encoded by the coding sequence GTGAGCACGGTGATGAAGGCCGTCGATGTGGAGGTCCCGCTGTCCACCGCGTACAACCAGTGGACGCAGTTCGAGTCGTTCCCCGAGTTCATGGAGGGGGTCGAGCAGGTCCGCCAGCTCGACGACACGCGCACACACTGGGTGACCCAGGTCGGTGGGGTGACCCGCGAGTTCGACGCGACCATCACCGAGCAACACCCCGACGAGCGGGTGGCATGGAGGTCCGACTCCGGCCCCACTCATGCCGGGGTGATCACGTTCCACCGGCTCGACCCTCACCGCACCAGGGTCACGGCCCAGCTGGACATCGACCCTGACACGTTCCTCGAGAAGGTCGCGGACAAGGCAGGCCTGCTCGAGAAGCGCATCGACGGCGATCTGCACCGGTTCAAGGAGTTCGTCGAGCACCGGGGCCACGAGACCGGCGCATGGCGCGGCGACGTCCCGCCGCCTCCCACCGCGCGGTCGTAG
- a CDS encoding FAD-dependent oxidoreductase, producing MNPALGTDPRRRTIAAQRGTATVFPRRRVVVVGGGIAGLAAATGLAERGVTVELLEAMPYLGGRVGGWTVPLPDGRHTGMSRGFHAFFRQYYNLRALLARAESGLAVLRPVADYPLVDAQGRVDSFRGLPTTPPWNAIAFALRSPTFPASGLLRVSAKDALPLIDVRVPDVYHALDDLDAHAFLDRIRFPDAARHLAFDVFSRSFFAPAEQLSAAELALMFHLYFLGSAEGLVFDVPHRPFHELWQPLADYLTGRGARLRTGMAVERIEQDGSVFRVNGSGETAHADAVVLATDVRGLRTLVANSPALGPPWWREQVAKLTTAPPFCVLRAWLDRPVDPARPAFLATGGRPPLDNVSVLDRYDTDAAAWATREGGSVVELHAYAVTGGDDPGVRQDIRARLWQRLHEVYPETRAARTVTEQVLWRDDCPLFPPGSFVFRPGISTPVPGLVLAGDGIRVDLPVALMERAATTGWLAANHLLANWGAAGHDLVTVPGRGYNAALRALRTLGALTARFGSRRDAIPGAGVPV from the coding sequence GTGAATCCGGCTCTCGGCACCGACCCCCGGAGGAGGACGATCGCCGCTCAGCGCGGAACCGCCACCGTGTTCCCGCGACGCCGTGTCGTGGTGGTCGGCGGCGGCATCGCGGGCCTCGCCGCCGCGACCGGCCTCGCCGAACGAGGCGTCACCGTCGAACTGCTGGAGGCCATGCCGTACCTGGGGGGCAGGGTCGGCGGCTGGACTGTGCCGCTGCCCGATGGGCGCCACACCGGCATGAGCCGCGGTTTCCACGCCTTCTTCCGGCAGTACTACAACCTGCGCGCGCTGCTGGCCCGCGCGGAAAGCGGTCTCGCGGTGCTGCGGCCCGTCGCCGACTACCCGCTGGTGGACGCACAGGGCCGCGTCGATTCCTTCAGGGGGCTGCCGACGACCCCGCCGTGGAACGCCATCGCCTTCGCCCTGCGAAGCCCGACCTTTCCCGCCTCCGGCCTGCTGCGGGTGTCCGCGAAAGACGCCCTGCCCCTGATCGACGTGCGCGTTCCCGACGTCTACCACGCACTCGACGACCTCGACGCCCACGCGTTCCTCGACCGCATCAGGTTCCCCGACGCCGCCAGGCACCTGGCGTTCGACGTGTTCTCGCGCAGCTTCTTCGCCCCCGCCGAACAGCTCTCGGCCGCCGAGCTGGCGCTGATGTTCCACCTCTACTTCCTCGGCTCGGCGGAGGGGCTCGTGTTCGACGTGCCTCACCGGCCGTTCCATGAGCTGTGGCAACCGCTGGCCGACTACCTCACCGGCCGGGGGGCGCGCCTGCGCACCGGCATGGCCGTGGAGCGGATCGAGCAGGACGGGAGTGTTTTCCGCGTCAACGGCAGCGGTGAGACGGCACACGCCGACGCCGTGGTGCTGGCGACGGACGTGCGTGGGCTGCGGACACTTGTGGCGAACTCCCCCGCGCTGGGGCCCCCGTGGTGGCGGGAGCAGGTGGCGAAGCTGACGACGGCGCCGCCGTTCTGCGTGCTGCGGGCGTGGCTGGACCGTCCGGTCGATCCGGCGCGGCCCGCGTTCCTCGCCACGGGCGGCAGACCGCCGCTGGACAACGTGAGCGTCCTCGACCGCTACGACACCGACGCGGCGGCGTGGGCCACCCGCGAGGGCGGATCGGTGGTGGAACTGCACGCCTACGCCGTCACCGGCGGCGACGACCCTGGCGTTCGCCAGGACATCCGGGCGCGGCTGTGGCAGCGGCTGCACGAGGTGTACCCGGAAACACGCGCCGCGCGGACGGTGACCGAGCAAGTGCTCTGGCGGGACGACTGTCCGCTCTTCCCACCCGGCTCCTTCGTGTTCCGTCCCGGCATCAGCACACCGGTGCCGGGCCTTGTGCTCGCGGGCGACGGCATCAGGGTGGACCTGCCGGTGGCCCTGATGGAGCGGGCCGCCACCACCGGCTGGCTTGCCGCGAACCACCTGCTCGCCAACTGGGGCGCGGCAGGCCACGACCTGGTCACGGTGCCCGGCAGGGGCTACAACGCGGCGCTGAGGGCACTGCGGACGCTCGGGGCGCTCACCGCCCGGTTCGGCTCCCGCCGCGACGCGATCCCCGGCGCGGGCGTGCCGGTGTGA
- a CDS encoding DUF5914 domain-containing protein, with translation MFGRRRTVGELATAAARRWPRRWPQEWPQEWPLRPLPREEWGRRRPTVGQADVTVIDAAVKRAQARPSGNWFVVADSRLVRRDRPYGMTIAGRELVAWRDEHGDAVVGSGVCPHLGAPLAQGRIVEGRLVCRWHGLAVPASGLPGWGWCPLPSHDDGVLVWARLDDVDGEPPAPRPVLPRRPDLGTALTAVTRLDGVCEPVDVVANRLDPWHGAWFHPYAFTALRVVETPETPDASQSPDADAEDRWDRFVVDVTFRVGPRLGVPVRAEFTCPEPRTVVMRIVSGEGQGSVVETHATPLGPGPDGRERSAVIEAVVATSQRTGFLLARRLAPAIRPAVRRAATRLWRDDLAYAERRYALRRGV, from the coding sequence GTGTTCGGACGGCGACGGACGGTGGGAGAGCTCGCCACGGCCGCGGCGCGGCGGTGGCCCCGGCGGTGGCCCCAGGAATGGCCGCAGGAATGGCCGCTGCGACCCCTGCCGCGCGAGGAGTGGGGCCGCCGGCGGCCGACGGTGGGGCAGGCCGACGTCACGGTGATCGACGCCGCCGTCAAGCGGGCGCAGGCCCGGCCGTCGGGTAACTGGTTCGTCGTCGCCGATTCCCGGCTCGTGCGCCGCGACCGTCCCTACGGCATGACGATCGCGGGCAGGGAACTGGTGGCGTGGCGCGACGAGCACGGTGACGCCGTCGTCGGTTCGGGTGTGTGCCCGCACCTCGGTGCCCCGCTGGCGCAGGGCCGCATCGTCGAAGGGCGACTCGTGTGCCGGTGGCACGGGCTCGCGGTGCCCGCGTCCGGATTGCCCGGCTGGGGATGGTGCCCGCTGCCCTCCCACGACGACGGCGTGCTCGTGTGGGCGCGACTCGACGACGTTGACGGCGAACCCCCGGCACCGAGGCCGGTGCTACCGCGGCGGCCGGACCTCGGCACGGCGCTGACGGCGGTCACCCGGCTCGACGGCGTGTGCGAGCCCGTGGACGTGGTGGCCAACCGGCTCGATCCGTGGCACGGCGCGTGGTTCCACCCCTACGCCTTCACCGCACTGCGGGTCGTGGAGACGCCGGAGACACCGGATGCCTCGCAGTCCCCTGACGCGGACGCCGAGGACCGGTGGGACCGGTTCGTGGTGGACGTGACCTTCCGCGTCGGGCCGAGGCTGGGCGTTCCGGTGCGCGCGGAGTTCACCTGCCCCGAACCGCGCACCGTGGTCATGCGCATCGTCTCGGGGGAGGGGCAGGGCAGCGTCGTGGAGACCCATGCGACGCCGCTGGGGCCGGGCCCCGACGGGCGGGAGCGCTCGGCCGTCATCGAGGCGGTCGTGGCGACGTCGCAGCGCACCGGGTTCCTCCTGGCCCGCAGGCTCGCGCCCGCGATCCGGCCTGCCGTGCGCAGGGCGGCCACCAGGCTGTGGCGGGACGATCTCGCGTATGCCGAACGCCGTTACGCCCTGCGGCGCGGTGTCTGA
- a CDS encoding lycopene cyclase domain-containing protein, whose amino-acid sequence MSGLGYTVPALASVVAVVGAELAWLRTGLFRRGAYWITVAIVLAFQVPVDGWLTKLSAPVVIYDPAHHLGLRFPLDIPVEDFLFGFSLVTATLLAWTASERQEHTS is encoded by the coding sequence GTGAGCGGCCTCGGATACACGGTGCCCGCGCTGGCCTCGGTGGTCGCCGTGGTCGGCGCGGAGCTCGCGTGGCTGCGCACGGGCCTCTTCCGGCGCGGAGCGTACTGGATCACTGTGGCCATCGTGCTGGCCTTTCAGGTACCGGTGGACGGCTGGCTGACGAAGCTCTCCGCGCCGGTCGTGATCTACGACCCCGCACATCACCTTGGGCTGAGGTTCCCGCTCGACATCCCCGTCGAGGACTTCCTGTTCGGGTTCAGCCTCGTCACCGCCACCCTGCTGGCCTGGACCGCGAGCGAACGACAGGAGCACACCTCGTGA
- a CDS encoding RNA polymerase-binding protein RbpA: MVGGNAIRGTRIGAGPSGESERGEAAPRRRISYWCANGHESRPSFSMDAEIPEEWDCPRCGLPGGRDREHPPAAPRTEPYKSHLAYVKERRSDADGEAILAEALERLRRRREG; this comes from the coding sequence ATGGTTGGCGGTAACGCGATTCGAGGCACGCGGATCGGGGCGGGCCCGTCCGGCGAGTCGGAGCGTGGGGAGGCTGCTCCGCGTCGCCGGATCTCCTACTGGTGCGCCAACGGACACGAGTCACGTCCTTCGTTCTCGATGGACGCGGAGATTCCGGAGGAGTGGGACTGTCCCCGCTGTGGCCTTCCGGGAGGTCGGGACAGGGAGCATCCTCCAGCGGCTCCCCGTACGGAGCCGTACAAGTCCCACCTGGCGTACGTGAAGGAACGCCGCAGCGATGCCGACGGCGAGGCCATCCTCGCCGAGGCGTTGGAGCGGCTGCGACGTCGCAGGGAAGGCTGA
- a CDS encoding class I SAM-dependent methyltransferase, producing the protein MTVTGLVKAEVMGEFDRAAPHYDRLVGLDPGYHAHLRSAAGLVARAVGPGARVLDAGCGTGASTQALLSMLVDPEIVAVDASAGMIDVARRKPWPDSVRFVAAAIDDLPGLPALGVAGTVDAVFAAYLLRNVPDPDTTLAALRGLLRPGGVLVLHDYSLAERPLPRLTWTAVCCSAIIPAAWLVSGDTRLYRYLWRSVREFDSPSRLRRRLLDAGFTRVSEHPARGWHRGILHTITATAPPGPRGTAP; encoded by the coding sequence GTGACGGTAACCGGACTGGTCAAGGCCGAGGTGATGGGCGAATTCGACAGGGCCGCGCCGCACTACGACCGGCTCGTCGGTCTCGATCCCGGCTACCACGCGCACCTGCGTTCCGCCGCCGGCCTCGTGGCGAGGGCGGTGGGACCGGGAGCGCGGGTGCTCGACGCGGGGTGCGGCACGGGGGCATCCACCCAGGCACTGCTGTCGATGCTCGTCGATCCGGAGATCGTGGCCGTTGACGCCTCGGCCGGCATGATCGATGTGGCGAGGCGCAAGCCGTGGCCCGACTCGGTGCGGTTCGTGGCCGCCGCCATCGACGATCTGCCCGGCCTTCCCGCGCTCGGGGTCGCCGGCACTGTGGACGCGGTGTTCGCCGCCTACCTGCTCCGCAACGTGCCCGACCCGGACACCACGCTGGCTGCTCTGCGGGGGCTGCTGCGTCCCGGCGGGGTGCTCGTCCTGCACGACTACTCGCTCGCGGAACGCCCGCTGCCGCGGCTGACGTGGACGGCCGTGTGCTGTTCGGCGATCATCCCGGCAGCGTGGCTGGTCAGCGGCGACACCCGCCTGTACCGGTACCTGTGGCGCAGCGTGCGGGAGTTCGACTCGCCGTCGCGGCTGCGGCGCCGTCTGCTCGACGCGGGTTTCACCCGCGTGTCCGAGCACCCCGCACGCGGCTGGCATCGGGGCATCCTGCACACGATCACGGCCACCGCGCCGCCCGGCCCTCGCGGGACGGCGCCGTGA
- the tpiA gene encoding triose-phosphate isomerase — translation MARKPLIAGNWKMNLNHLEAIALVQKIAFALPEKYYAKVDVTVLPPFTDIRSVQTLVDGDKLLLTYGAQDVSPHDSGAYTGDVSGPMLAKLGCTYVVVGHSERREYHAETDEVVNKKVRAALKHGLSPIVCVGEKLDVREAGGHIEHTTSQLIAALKGLKAEQVEQVVVAYEPVWAIGTGRVATPADAEEVCAALRTALSDKYGADLAKGVRVLYGGSVKSNNVAELVKCENVDGALVGGASLDGEEFTKLCALAAGGPLP, via the coding sequence ATGGCTCGCAAACCGCTGATCGCGGGCAACTGGAAGATGAACCTCAACCACTTGGAGGCCATCGCTCTGGTTCAGAAGATCGCGTTCGCGCTGCCGGAGAAGTACTACGCGAAGGTGGACGTGACGGTGCTGCCGCCGTTCACCGACATCCGCAGCGTGCAGACACTGGTTGACGGTGACAAGCTGCTGCTCACCTACGGCGCGCAGGATGTGTCGCCGCACGACTCCGGCGCCTACACCGGCGACGTGTCGGGCCCGATGCTCGCCAAGCTCGGCTGCACCTACGTGGTCGTGGGGCACTCCGAGCGTCGCGAGTACCACGCCGAGACCGACGAGGTGGTGAACAAGAAGGTCCGCGCCGCCCTCAAGCACGGGCTCAGCCCCATCGTGTGTGTCGGGGAGAAACTCGACGTGCGTGAGGCGGGCGGGCACATCGAGCACACCACGTCACAGCTGATCGCGGCGTTGAAGGGACTCAAGGCCGAGCAGGTCGAGCAGGTCGTCGTCGCCTACGAGCCGGTGTGGGCCATCGGCACCGGCAGGGTCGCCACACCCGCCGACGCCGAGGAGGTCTGCGCGGCGCTGCGGACGGCGCTGTCGGACAAGTACGGCGCCGACCTCGCCAAGGGCGTCCGCGTGCTCTACGGCGGGTCGGTCAAGTCGAACAACGTGGCGGAACTCGTGAAATGCGAGAACGTCGATGGGGCGCTCGTCGGTGGTGCCAGCCTTGACGGTGAGGAGTTCACGAAGTTGTGCGCTCTCGCCGCAGGTGGCCCACTCCCGTGA
- a CDS encoding phytoene/squalene synthase family protein, protein MIGDSVGAGAVGDSVAARRELAAARITEPRLRAAYLHSRWLNARHGRTYFLATRLLPASRRPAVHALYGFARHADDIVDGDLPRAEAAARLTALDTALGAALAGRPCDDPVFTALADTVNRYEIDPGLFTPFLRSMRMDLTTSGYATRAALEEYMHGSAEVIGLQLLPVLGTVCDRASAAPRAAALGAAFQLTNFLRDIAEDLDRGRVYLPADELAAHGVDRELLSWCRTVGHADPKVRRAVADQVERTRRVYRRAWPGVALLRPESRPCVATAFTLYSRILDAIAEAGYDVFAGRAVVGTSRRLALAASTMVRTAALPPPRRAPLRRRQPVYTGPGARSFAVGRSRAGRSNRGGPVGEHIPITSTKERR, encoded by the coding sequence GTGATCGGCGATTCCGTCGGCGCCGGTGCCGTCGGTGACAGCGTCGCCGCGCGCAGGGAACTCGCCGCCGCGCGCATCACCGAACCCCGGCTCCGTGCCGCCTACCTGCACTCCCGGTGGCTCAACGCCCGGCACGGGCGCACCTACTTCCTGGCGACGCGCCTGCTGCCCGCGTCGCGCAGGCCCGCCGTGCACGCGTTGTACGGCTTCGCGCGCCATGCCGACGACATCGTGGACGGTGATCTGCCTCGCGCGGAGGCGGCGGCACGGCTCACGGCGCTCGACACCGCGCTGGGCGCGGCGCTGGCGGGGAGGCCGTGCGACGACCCGGTGTTCACCGCGCTGGCCGACACCGTGAACCGCTACGAGATCGACCCCGGCCTGTTCACCCCGTTCCTGCGCTCGATGCGCATGGACCTGACCACCTCCGGTTACGCCACCCGCGCGGCGCTGGAGGAGTACATGCACGGTTCGGCCGAGGTCATCGGCCTGCAACTGCTTCCCGTGCTGGGCACCGTGTGCGACCGGGCGTCAGCCGCGCCAAGGGCTGCCGCGCTCGGGGCCGCGTTCCAGCTCACCAACTTCCTGCGCGACATCGCCGAGGATCTCGATCGGGGCCGCGTCTACCTGCCTGCCGACGAGCTGGCCGCTCACGGCGTCGATCGTGAACTGCTGTCGTGGTGCCGCACCGTGGGACACGCCGACCCGAAGGTGCGCCGCGCCGTCGCCGACCAGGTGGAGCGCACTCGCCGCGTCTACCGGCGCGCGTGGCCGGGAGTCGCGCTGCTGCGCCCCGAGTCTCGGCCGTGCGTGGCCACCGCGTTCACGCTGTACTCCCGGATTCTCGACGCGATCGCCGAGGCGGGATACGACGTCTTCGCAGGCCGCGCGGTCGTCGGCACCTCGCGCCGGCTGGCGCTGGCCGCGAGCACGATGGTCCGCACGGCGGCCTTGCCGCCTCCCCGCAGGGCCCCGCTGCGGCGGCGTCAGCCTGTCTACACCGGTCCCGGCGCCCGTTCGTTCGCCGTGGGCCGGAGCCGGGCAGGCCGGAGTAACCGCGGCGGCCCTGTCGGCGAGCACATCCCGATCACCTCGACGAAGGAGAGGCGCTGA
- a CDS encoding lycopene cyclase domain-containing protein has product MPSAPEVMAFPPDEWHYALALAACLAVTLPLEFAGARVYRRPRRLVRALAPALLFLAWDVVAIGAGVWEISPVYTLGVRLAPGLPVEEALFFVTIPLCALLTFETVRRIRVGKVGERR; this is encoded by the coding sequence ATGCCGTCCGCGCCGGAGGTCATGGCGTTCCCGCCCGACGAGTGGCACTACGCACTCGCGCTGGCTGCCTGCCTCGCCGTCACACTGCCGCTGGAGTTCGCGGGAGCCAGGGTGTACCGGCGGCCCCGCCGCCTGGTGCGCGCGCTGGCGCCCGCGTTGCTGTTTCTGGCTTGGGATGTGGTGGCCATCGGTGCGGGGGTGTGGGAGATCAGCCCGGTCTACACGCTGGGGGTGCGGCTCGCTCCCGGTCTCCCTGTCGAGGAGGCGCTGTTCTTCGTCACCATCCCGCTGTGCGCGCTGCTCACGTTCGAGACGGTGCGGCGCATCAGGGTCGGCAAGGTGGGTGAGCGACGGTGA
- a CDS encoding phosphoglycerate kinase: MKTLDDLLGEGVRGRRVLVRADLNVPLDRGEITDDGRVKAALPTIRALTEAGARVIVAAHLGRPKGVPAQEYSLGPVADRLAELLGTPVTLADDVVGEHAKAAVAALTDGAVVLLENVRFDARETSKSEAERAELARELAALTGENGAFVSDGFGVVHRKQASVYDVARELPAYAGGLVLSELTVLRTLTGDPERPYAVVLGGSKVSDKLAVIEALLPKVDRLLVGGGMCFTFLAAQGHGVGSSLLESDMVATCARLLDEAGDKLLLPVDFVVADAFSADARTRTVPATGIEDGWMGLDIGPETVAAFGAALRDARTVFWNGPMGVFEMAPFAEGTRGVATAIAESAAFSVVGGGDSAAAVRLLGLAEDGFSHISTGGGASLEYLEGKDLPGVAVLSEER; the protein is encoded by the coding sequence GTGAAGACTCTCGACGACCTGCTCGGCGAGGGAGTTCGTGGTCGGCGCGTGCTCGTGCGCGCCGACCTGAACGTTCCGCTCGACCGGGGGGAGATCACGGACGACGGCCGGGTGAAGGCCGCGCTGCCCACGATCCGCGCGCTCACCGAGGCGGGTGCGCGCGTCATCGTGGCGGCCCACCTCGGCAGGCCCAAGGGCGTGCCTGCCCAGGAGTACTCGCTCGGCCCTGTCGCCGACAGGCTGGCCGAGCTGCTCGGCACTCCGGTGACGTTGGCGGACGACGTGGTCGGCGAGCACGCGAAGGCCGCCGTGGCCGCGCTCACCGACGGCGCGGTGGTCCTGCTGGAGAACGTGCGTTTCGACGCGAGGGAGACCAGCAAGTCGGAGGCGGAACGCGCGGAACTCGCCCGTGAGCTTGCCGCGTTGACCGGCGAGAACGGCGCGTTCGTCTCCGACGGTTTCGGCGTGGTGCACCGGAAGCAGGCGTCGGTCTACGACGTCGCACGTGAGCTGCCCGCCTACGCGGGTGGGCTTGTGCTGTCCGAGCTGACCGTGCTGCGCACCCTGACCGGCGACCCCGAACGCCCCTACGCCGTCGTGCTCGGCGGCTCGAAGGTATCGGACAAGCTCGCCGTCATCGAGGCGCTGCTGCCGAAGGTCGATCGGCTGCTCGTCGGTGGCGGGATGTGCTTCACGTTCCTCGCCGCCCAGGGTCACGGTGTCGGCTCGTCGCTGCTGGAGAGCGACATGGTCGCCACCTGTGCCCGGTTGCTCGACGAGGCGGGTGACAAGCTGCTGCTGCCCGTGGACTTCGTGGTGGCCGACGCCTTCTCGGCCGACGCCCGGACGCGCACCGTGCCCGCGACCGGCATCGAGGACGGCTGGATGGGCCTCGACATCGGGCCCGAAACCGTGGCCGCGTTCGGGGCGGCGCTGCGCGACGCGCGCACCGTGTTCTGGAACGGCCCGATGGGTGTCTTCGAGATGGCGCCGTTCGCGGAGGGAACGCGAGGGGTGGCCACCGCGATCGCGGAGTCGGCGGCGTTCAGCGTCGTCGGCGGTGGTGACTCGGCCGCGGCCGTCCGCCTGCTCGGGCTTGCCGAGGACGGTTTCTCCCACATCTCCACGGGAGGCGGTGCCTCGCTGGAGTACCTGGAGGGCAAGGACTTGCCCGGTGTCGCCGTGCTGAGTGAGGAGCGCTGA
- the gap gene encoding type I glyceraldehyde-3-phosphate dehydrogenase, with protein MTVRVGVNGFGRIGRNFFRAVQAGGHDIEIVAFNDLGDVATMAHLLKYDSILGRLSEDVSVSEDGIVVGGKTIKALAEKDPAKLPWGDLGVDVVVESTGFFTKAEAAKAHIDGGAKKVIISAPAKGEDLTVVLGVNDSAYDGSQTIISNASCTTNCLAPLAKVLHDEFGIQQGLMTTIHAYTQDQNLQDGPHKDLRRARAAALNVVPTSTGAAKAIGLVLPELNGKLDGYALRVPVPTGSATDLTVTLAKSASLEDINAAYRAAADGPLKGILRYSEEPIVSSDIVTDPASCIYDAPLTKVIDNQVKVVGWYDNEWGYSNRLADLVKLVGSKLS; from the coding sequence GTGACGGTTCGCGTAGGCGTCAACGGCTTCGGCCGGATCGGCCGCAACTTCTTCCGCGCCGTGCAGGCCGGCGGCCACGACATCGAGATCGTCGCCTTCAACGATCTCGGTGACGTCGCCACGATGGCTCACCTGCTCAAGTACGACAGCATCCTGGGCCGGTTGAGCGAGGACGTCTCCGTCAGCGAGGACGGCATCGTCGTCGGAGGCAAGACGATCAAGGCTCTCGCCGAGAAGGACCCCGCCAAGCTTCCGTGGGGCGACCTCGGTGTCGATGTGGTCGTGGAGTCCACCGGCTTCTTCACCAAGGCGGAGGCCGCGAAGGCTCACATCGACGGTGGCGCCAAGAAGGTGATCATCTCCGCTCCCGCGAAGGGCGAGGACCTCACCGTCGTTCTCGGTGTCAACGACTCCGCCTACGACGGGTCGCAGACCATCATCTCGAACGCGTCCTGCACCACCAACTGCCTCGCGCCGCTGGCGAAGGTGCTGCACGACGAGTTCGGCATCCAGCAGGGTCTGATGACCACGATCCACGCCTACACGCAGGACCAGAACCTGCAGGACGGCCCCCACAAGGATCTGCGAAGGGCACGTGCCGCCGCGCTGAACGTGGTGCCGACCTCCACCGGCGCGGCCAAGGCCATCGGTCTCGTGCTGCCCGAGCTCAACGGCAAGCTCGACGGCTACGCGCTGCGCGTGCCCGTGCCGACCGGCTCCGCCACCGACCTCACGGTGACGCTCGCGAAGAGCGCCTCGCTGGAGGACATCAACGCCGCCTACCGGGCCGCCGCGGACGGTCCGCTGAAGGGCATCCTCCGCTACAGCGAGGAGCCCATCGTGTCGTCCGACATCGTCACCGACCCCGCGTCGTGCATCTACGACGCGCCGCTGACCAAGGTCATCGACAACCAGGTGAAGGTCGTCGGCTGGTACGACAACGAGTGGGGCTACTCCAACCGCCTCGCCGACCTGGTGAAGCTCGTCGGCTCGAAGCTGTCCTGA
- the secG gene encoding preprotein translocase subunit SecG: protein MELFLQILLIVSSVLLIVAVLLHRGRGGGLSSLFGGGTQSSLSGSSVAEKNLDRITLGLGAVWVIAIVGLGLLTKL, encoded by the coding sequence ATGGAACTGTTCCTGCAAATTTTGTTGATCGTCTCCAGCGTGCTGCTCATCGTCGCGGTGTTGTTGCACCGTGGTCGTGGCGGCGGGTTGTCGTCTCTGTTCGGTGGCGGAACGCAGTCGAGCCTTTCGGGGTCGAGCGTGGCCGAGAAGAACCTCGACCGCATCACGCTCGGGCTCGGGGCGGTGTGGGTGATCGCCATCGTGGGGCTCGGCCTGCTGACGAAACTCTGA
- a CDS encoding MSMEG_6728 family protein: MQTFLPYPDFAATARVLDLRRLGKQRVETLQVLRALTVPGHGWRRHPAVRMWAGYEEALTRYGLAMCEHWTAQGRADTCAVKLVADLAGALGVTTVRDQDALAAAHELPPWFGDEAFHRSHRSALVRKDPEHYRPAFPDVPDDLPYVWPPSDRTQLTDPGESPPSAAPASRRAPRSRAQTPRRRA; the protein is encoded by the coding sequence GTGCAAACCTTCCTGCCCTACCCCGATTTCGCCGCCACCGCCCGTGTGCTGGACCTGCGGCGGCTGGGCAAGCAGCGCGTCGAGACACTCCAGGTGCTGCGCGCGCTGACCGTGCCGGGACACGGCTGGCGGCGCCATCCGGCCGTGCGCATGTGGGCCGGCTACGAGGAGGCCCTCACGCGGTACGGGCTCGCCATGTGCGAGCACTGGACGGCGCAGGGCCGCGCCGACACGTGCGCGGTGAAGCTCGTCGCCGATCTTGCCGGAGCGCTCGGCGTCACGACCGTGCGCGATCAGGATGCCCTGGCCGCCGCGCACGAGCTTCCACCGTGGTTCGGTGACGAGGCGTTCCACCGCAGCCACCGGTCGGCGCTGGTGCGCAAGGACCCGGAGCACTACCGCCCCGCCTTCCCCGACGTGCCCGACGACCTGCCGTACGTGTGGCCGCCGTCCGACAGGACGCAGCTCACCGATCCCGGCGAGTCCCCGCCCAGCGCGGCACCCGCGTCCCGCCGTGCGCCCCGGTCTCGCGCTCAGACACCGCGCCGCAGGGCGTAA